In the Prochlorococcus sp. MIT 1307 genome, one interval contains:
- a CDS encoding cytochrome c biogenesis CcdA family protein, translated as MSQGLLDPGPQTLFFVFLGGLLTSLGPCSLSLLPITVAFLAGYKNNQKPIQSSFIFCSGIVFSLIFLGSLSGLVGKVYGQIPLIIPKLVALLAVLMGLNLLGIVKLPLPNGPDPETWQKKVPSPLAPVAAGLAFGLASSPCTTPVLAVLLGWIAQRGSPLIGITLLAFFGLGQTLPLFIAGSAAASIPNLLALRPLGQWIPPLSGTILLTAGLLTLLANWI; from the coding sequence ATGAGCCAGGGTCTGCTCGATCCAGGCCCACAAACATTATTCTTTGTTTTTTTGGGGGGCCTACTTACAAGTCTCGGGCCATGCTCTCTTTCATTGCTCCCGATAACAGTCGCTTTTTTAGCAGGGTATAAAAACAATCAAAAGCCCATCCAAAGTAGTTTCATTTTCTGCAGTGGCATAGTTTTTTCATTAATTTTCTTAGGAAGTCTTAGCGGACTTGTAGGGAAGGTTTACGGCCAAATACCTTTAATAATTCCAAAGTTAGTAGCTCTTTTAGCAGTACTAATGGGGCTAAACCTTCTTGGAATTGTCAAACTTCCGTTACCAAATGGGCCGGACCCAGAAACTTGGCAAAAAAAAGTTCCTAGTCCATTAGCACCAGTTGCGGCAGGCTTAGCATTTGGCCTGGCATCATCTCCTTGCACAACTCCTGTATTGGCAGTGTTACTAGGGTGGATTGCCCAAAGAGGAAGTCCTCTAATAGGTATAACACTACTGGCCTTTTTTGGATTAGGACAAACCCTCCCCCTCTTTATCGCTGGAAGTGCAGCAGCAAGCATTCCCAACCTTTTAGCCCTTCGACCTTTAGGACAGTGGATCCCTCCATTAAGTGGAACCATCTTATTAACTGCAGGTCTATTAACCCTTCTGGCAAATTGGATCTAA
- a CDS encoding putative peptidoglycan glycosyltransferase FtsW, which produces MPIQKRYKTKGKGNPTLFENGERVPIWQKLLPLPWSVWPAEARLLITLIAFWSLAGLFILGSASWWVASREMGDGTYYIKRQLLWLITSWSLLYIIISTNLRRWLKLAGPSLFISIILLIATYFVGTTINGSTRWLLIGPIQIQPSELMKPFLILQAANLFAQWKRLNRDQQFFWLSIFGSLLLLILIQPNLSTAALIGILLWLIALAAGIRFRSLFGVAFIGGILGTTSILFKEYQRIRVISFLDPWQDPQGTGYQLVQSLLAIGSGGWFGEGYGLSTQKLQYLPFRSTDFIFAVFAEEFGFLGSMMLLLFLMLIAFLGLRVALRCNTNQTKLVAMGCSTILVGQSLMNIAVASGVMPTTGLPLPMISYGGSSLLSSLLIGGLLIRCSIESTGLIGGPNLKKKLK; this is translated from the coding sequence ATGCCAATTCAGAAGCGCTATAAAACGAAAGGGAAAGGTAATCCCACCTTGTTCGAGAACGGCGAAAGAGTACCAATTTGGCAAAAGCTACTTCCACTTCCTTGGTCAGTCTGGCCAGCTGAAGCAAGACTGCTAATTACCCTTATAGCTTTTTGGAGCTTGGCAGGGCTTTTTATTCTTGGCTCAGCGAGTTGGTGGGTTGCCAGCCGAGAGATGGGCGATGGCACGTACTACATCAAAAGACAACTTCTTTGGCTAATAACAAGTTGGAGTCTTCTTTATATCATCATTTCTACCAATCTACGAAGATGGCTAAAACTTGCAGGACCATCTCTTTTCATATCAATCATTCTATTAATTGCAACTTACTTTGTAGGTACAACTATCAACGGATCTACCAGATGGTTATTAATTGGCCCAATACAAATACAACCATCAGAATTAATGAAGCCCTTTTTAATTCTTCAAGCTGCGAACCTCTTTGCTCAGTGGAAGCGCTTAAACAGAGATCAACAGTTCTTTTGGTTAAGTATTTTTGGGTCTCTTTTATTACTAATACTTATTCAACCCAATCTCAGTACTGCTGCACTTATAGGTATCCTGCTTTGGTTAATAGCTTTAGCAGCAGGAATTAGATTTAGAAGTCTTTTTGGGGTGGCTTTTATAGGAGGAATCTTAGGAACTACAAGTATCTTATTTAAGGAATATCAACGCATTAGAGTCATATCATTCCTTGATCCTTGGCAAGACCCTCAAGGGACTGGATATCAACTAGTGCAAAGTCTCTTGGCTATAGGGTCTGGAGGATGGTTTGGGGAGGGCTACGGATTATCAACACAAAAACTGCAGTACTTGCCTTTTAGAAGTACAGACTTTATTTTTGCTGTTTTTGCTGAAGAATTCGGTTTTTTAGGCTCGATGATGCTATTGCTATTTTTAATGTTAATAGCATTCCTAGGGTTACGAGTAGCCCTTCGCTGCAACACAAATCAAACAAAACTAGTTGCAATGGGATGTAGCACAATTCTTGTCGGCCAATCATTGATGAATATTGCAGTTGCCTCAGGAGTAATGCCAACCACAGGATTGCCATTACCAATGATCAGTTATGGAGGAAGTTCTCTTTTGTCAAGCCTATTAATCGGAGGTCTACTTATCCGTTGTTCAATAGAATCAACTGGATTAATTGGAGGTCCTAATTTAAAGAAAAAACTTAAGTAG
- a CDS encoding class I SAM-dependent methyltransferase has product MPFLNQLASDNESSLVSAFYDRHPYPDETLKDEPPQGFNWRWSFNDVYSFCTGALPFKYSSSGIKKILDAGCGSGVSTDYLAYLNPGSQILAVDISNVALKVAIERLRRSGGDKQVSLRFENRSLFDLKGEGPFDYINSVGVLHHLQDPLSGLNELGSLLKEGGILHLFLYAEGGRSEITHVRKALKTLGVLDTEFGLQLARDLIRNLPPNNSLRRNYEERWAFECTSDVNFADMYLHPREMTFNLHRLWELIDNSDLEFIGFSNPNVWSLERFLNGELLKRAKILPKLQQLHLVENLDQDISHFEFFLSKGELPKYEWKNDNDLLATTGVVSRRILGWPSTTTFYDSEMNRLEINDDCLQLLKAIKNHPGKPMNFLPLNWDKSLTASIARDLQKRQLLLLYPI; this is encoded by the coding sequence ATGCCATTTCTTAATCAACTAGCTAGTGATAATGAGTCATCACTTGTTAGTGCTTTTTATGATCGACACCCTTATCCTGACGAAACTTTGAAAGATGAGCCGCCGCAAGGGTTTAATTGGCGATGGTCTTTCAATGATGTGTATTCATTTTGTACGGGTGCTCTTCCTTTCAAATATAGTTCTTCTGGGATTAAGAAAATTCTTGATGCAGGTTGTGGGAGTGGAGTAAGTACAGATTATCTCGCTTATCTCAATCCAGGTTCACAAATTCTTGCTGTAGATATTTCCAATGTTGCTCTCAAAGTCGCAATTGAGAGATTAAGGCGCTCTGGCGGAGATAAGCAAGTCAGTTTACGCTTTGAAAATAGGAGCCTTTTTGATTTGAAGGGTGAAGGACCATTTGACTATATAAATTCAGTAGGAGTTTTGCACCATCTTCAAGACCCCCTATCTGGATTAAATGAATTAGGTTCACTTTTGAAAGAAGGAGGTATTTTGCACTTATTTCTATATGCAGAGGGAGGTCGAAGTGAGATAACTCATGTTCGGAAAGCACTTAAGACTTTAGGAGTATTGGATACAGAATTTGGACTGCAACTGGCACGAGACTTGATTAGAAATCTCCCCCCAAATAATTCTTTGAGAAGAAATTACGAAGAGAGATGGGCATTTGAATGTACCTCTGATGTCAATTTTGCTGATATGTATTTACACCCAAGAGAAATGACTTTCAATCTTCATAGGCTTTGGGAATTAATCGATAATTCAGACCTTGAATTTATAGGTTTTTCTAATCCAAATGTTTGGTCTTTGGAACGCTTCTTGAATGGAGAACTGTTAAAGAGAGCAAAAATATTACCAAAATTACAACAACTTCATTTAGTAGAAAACTTAGATCAAGATATTAGTCATTTTGAATTTTTTCTTTCTAAAGGTGAATTACCAAAGTATGAATGGAAAAATGATAATGATTTATTAGCGACAACCGGAGTGGTCAGTCGCCGCATTTTGGGGTGGCCTAGCACAACCACTTTTTATGATTCGGAAATGAACCGACTTGAAATCAATGACGATTGCCTCCAACTTTTGAAGGCAATAAAGAATCATCCAGGGAAGCCCATGAATTTTTTGCCTTTGAATTGGGATAAATCTTTGACTGCCTCTATAGCAAGGGATCTTCAGAAAAGGCAATTGCTATTGCTTTATCCGATTTAA
- a CDS encoding ATP synthase subunit I, giving the protein MLAFPLLQLKNDPPKGGDLMLGKSQDSGKSTESNLSLGPSDEPLQDSSDEYVLLQQRIFRAALIVSAFAVSITALLFDLHVSISLLIGALSGILYLRLLARSIGKLGKSSKSVSKIQLVVPVVLVLAVSKLSQLELLPALLGFLLYKPSLIFQILLESRSDSCS; this is encoded by the coding sequence TTGCTGGCATTCCCGCTGCTCCAGCTTAAAAATGATCCCCCTAAGGGAGGTGACTTAATGCTGGGAAAATCACAGGATTCTGGTAAAAGTACCGAGAGCAATCTGAGTCTTGGCCCGTCAGATGAGCCTTTACAAGATTCGTCTGACGAATATGTGCTGCTACAGCAGCGCATATTCAGGGCTGCTTTGATTGTTTCTGCATTTGCAGTTTCGATTACAGCTTTACTCTTTGACCTCCATGTATCTATTAGTTTGCTAATAGGTGCCTTGTCAGGAATCCTTTATCTGCGTCTACTTGCTCGCAGTATTGGAAAGCTTGGGAAGAGTTCAAAGTCTGTAAGCAAGATTCAGTTGGTTGTTCCTGTAGTGCTTGTGCTAGCAGTTTCAAAACTGTCTCAGCTCGAGTTATTACCTGCATTATTGGGTTTTCTTCTCTACAAACCCTCACTAATTTTTCAGATTTTGCTTGAGTCTCGATCAGATTCTTGTAGCTGA
- the atpB gene encoding F0F1 ATP synthase subunit A — MGSYLLFLPFAELEVGQHLYWQLGSLRIHGQVFLTSWIVIGALLALVVAGTKKMERDPKGVQNLLEFLWDYIRDLARTQIGEKVYRDWMPFIGTLFLFIFVSNWGGALVPWRLIHLPSGELGAPTADINTTVALALLVSLSYFYAGLSNKGLRYFEYYVHPTPIMLPFKIVEDFTKPLSLSFRLFGNILADELVVAVLVFLVPLVLPVPVMFLGLFTSAIQALIFATLAAYYIGEAVEEHH, encoded by the coding sequence ATGGGTTCCTATCTACTGTTTCTACCTTTTGCTGAATTAGAGGTTGGTCAACACCTCTACTGGCAGCTTGGGAGCCTAAGAATTCACGGTCAGGTTTTTTTAACTTCCTGGATCGTGATAGGCGCATTGCTTGCTCTTGTCGTTGCAGGAACTAAAAAGATGGAACGGGACCCGAAAGGGGTTCAAAACCTTCTTGAGTTCCTATGGGATTACATCCGTGACTTAGCGAGAACGCAAATTGGTGAAAAGGTTTACCGCGATTGGATGCCTTTTATAGGTACTCTTTTCTTGTTTATTTTTGTTAGTAACTGGGGTGGGGCTTTGGTGCCTTGGAGATTGATTCATCTTCCAAGCGGAGAACTTGGAGCACCCACCGCAGATATAAATACAACTGTTGCTTTGGCACTGTTGGTTTCTCTCTCCTATTTCTACGCAGGCTTAAGCAATAAAGGATTGCGGTATTTCGAGTATTACGTGCACCCAACCCCGATAATGCTCCCCTTCAAGATCGTCGAGGATTTCACCAAGCCTCTATCTCTGTCTTTTCGTTTGTTTGGGAACATCCTTGCAGACGAATTGGTAGTAGCAGTTCTTGTGTTTTTGGTCCCTTTGGTGCTCCCAGTTCCAGTAATGTTCCTTGGCCTGTTTACGAGTGCAATTCAAGCATTGATCTTTGCAACTCTTGCCGCCTATTACATCGGTGAAGCTGTTGAGGAGCATCATTAA
- the atpE gene encoding ATP synthase F0 subunit C has translation MDSITTAASVVAAGLAVGLGAIGPGIGQGSAAQGAVEGIARQPEAEGKIRGTLLLSFAFMESLTIYGLVVALVLLFANPFAG, from the coding sequence ATGGATTCCATTACCACCGCAGCTTCCGTTGTAGCCGCTGGCCTAGCTGTTGGCCTTGGCGCTATCGGCCCCGGCATTGGTCAGGGCAGCGCTGCACAGGGTGCAGTTGAGGGTATTGCTCGTCAGCCTGAAGCTGAAGGCAAAATCAGAGGCACCTTGCTTCTATCCTTCGCTTTCATGGAATCTCTCACCATTTATGGCCTTGTGGTCGCTTTGGTGCTTCTTTTCGCTAACCCTTTCGCGGGCTAA
- a CDS encoding F0F1 ATP synthase subunit B' yields MTSSLLFGATEGGLFDFDATLPLMAAQVVLLTFILNALFFKPVGRVVEEREGYITTSRAEAKQKLAEVQRLESELRDQLKEARQAAQKVINDAEQDSDKLYREALSLATNEANASREKARREIDSQRDIALTQLKADADNLGNLIVERLLASK; encoded by the coding sequence ATGACCAGCTCGTTACTGTTCGGTGCTACTGAAGGAGGTCTTTTTGACTTCGATGCCACTCTTCCCCTTATGGCGGCTCAGGTGGTACTCCTTACTTTCATACTTAACGCTCTTTTCTTTAAGCCCGTAGGACGGGTGGTTGAGGAAAGAGAAGGTTATATAACCACTAGTCGAGCTGAGGCTAAGCAAAAACTTGCTGAGGTTCAAAGACTTGAATCTGAGCTCAGGGATCAGCTTAAAGAAGCTCGTCAAGCTGCTCAAAAAGTCATTAATGATGCAGAGCAGGATTCTGACAAGCTTTATAGGGAAGCTTTGTCTTTGGCGACTAACGAAGCCAACGCCTCTAGGGAAAAAGCAAGGCGCGAGATTGACTCTCAAAGGGACATTGCGCTTACTCAGTTGAAGGCTGATGCCGACAATCTGGGCAATTTAATTGTCGAACGACTATTGGCATCAAAATGA
- a CDS encoding F0F1 ATP synthase subunit B: MTSSLLFASEGFGLNLNVFETNIINLAVVIFGLYKFLPNFLGGMLERRRSAILSDLKDAEDRLDEASTALSQAKEELSSAEQKATKIRNDGKTRAEAIRLETEKRTVEEMARIKQGAASDLNAEASRVTAQLRREAARLAIEKALATLPAKLDERAQTNFLNQSIKNMSKD; the protein is encoded by the coding sequence ATGACTTCTTCATTACTCTTCGCTTCTGAAGGTTTTGGTCTCAACCTCAATGTGTTTGAGACAAATATCATCAATTTGGCAGTCGTCATTTTTGGACTTTATAAATTCCTTCCGAATTTTCTCGGAGGAATGCTTGAGCGCCGCCGCTCAGCAATTCTGTCTGATTTAAAAGACGCTGAAGATCGTCTTGATGAGGCATCCACTGCACTATCTCAAGCAAAAGAAGAGCTATCTTCTGCTGAACAGAAAGCCACCAAAATCAGAAATGATGGAAAGACAAGAGCAGAAGCAATTCGTTTAGAAACAGAAAAGAGAACTGTTGAAGAAATGGCTCGCATAAAGCAAGGTGCTGCTTCTGATCTAAATGCAGAGGCCTCAAGAGTGACAGCCCAATTAAGACGAGAAGCAGCTCGTCTGGCTATTGAAAAAGCCTTGGCAACCCTTCCTGCAAAGCTTGATGAAAGAGCTCAGACAAATTTTCTAAATCAATCAATCAAAAATATGAGTAAAGACTGA
- the atpH gene encoding ATP synthase F1 subunit delta, giving the protein MPLLNTITTPYAEAFLQVASSRKEVDQVVDQAKAVLILWNDCPEFGEAMASPVLEVDAKKAALEKLFAKQVTPSFLNLLKLLADRQRIGLLDSVLERMLELYREQRNIALATVTSASALDEDQQADLLKKIQSVAGTDNLELNIKIDPGLIGGFVVSVGSKVIDASLSGQVRRLGLALAKVS; this is encoded by the coding sequence ATGCCTCTTCTCAACACCATCACAACTCCATACGCGGAAGCTTTCCTTCAAGTGGCATCAAGTCGCAAGGAGGTTGATCAGGTTGTAGATCAGGCTAAGGCTGTATTAATTCTTTGGAATGATTGCCCTGAATTTGGCGAAGCTATGGCTTCGCCAGTATTGGAGGTAGATGCCAAAAAAGCAGCGCTTGAAAAGCTTTTTGCTAAACAAGTAACTCCGTCTTTTCTTAACCTCCTTAAGTTGCTAGCTGATCGCCAGCGCATAGGGCTCTTGGATTCTGTCCTTGAAAGGATGCTTGAGCTCTATCGTGAACAACGCAATATTGCATTGGCTACAGTCACCTCTGCATCTGCACTTGATGAAGATCAACAGGCTGATCTTCTCAAGAAGATTCAATCTGTAGCTGGAACAGATAATCTTGAGCTCAATATTAAGATTGATCCAGGTTTGATTGGTGGCTTCGTAGTTAGTGTCGGCTCAAAAGTCATAGACGCAAGCCTGTCTGGTCAAGTTCGTCGTTTAGGGCTTGCTCTGGCGAAAGTTAGTTAG
- the atpA gene encoding F0F1 ATP synthase subunit alpha encodes MVSIRPDEISSILKQQIADYDKSVSVSNVGTVLQIGDGIARVYGLEKVMAGELVEFEDGTEGIALNLEDDNVGVVLMGEGIGIQEGSTVKATGKIASVPVGESMLGRVVSPLGQPVDGNGEIATNDSRLIEAIAPGIIKRKSVHEPMQTGITSIDAMIPIGRGQRELIIGDRQTGKTAIAIDTIINQKGEDVVCVYVAIGQKSASVANVVEVLREKGALEYTVVVNASASDAAALQYLAPYTGAAIAEYFMYKGKATLVIYDDLTKQAQAYRQMSLLLRRPPGREAYPGDVFYCHSRLLERAAKLSDSMGKGSMTALPIIETQAGDVSAYIPTNVISITDGQIFLSSDLFNSGLRPAINVGISVSRVGGAAQTKAIKKIAGTLKLELAQFDELAAFSQFASDLDEATQKQLGRGKRLRELLKQPQFAPLNLAEQVAIVYAGVKGLIDEVPEEQVTQFARELRDYLKTNKADYISKVLSEKVLSEDSESMLKDAINEVKSSMLASA; translated from the coding sequence ATGGTTTCCATACGTCCCGACGAGATCAGTTCGATACTCAAACAGCAGATCGCTGATTACGATAAGTCAGTATCCGTCAGCAATGTCGGAACTGTTCTTCAAATTGGTGACGGTATCGCCAGAGTCTATGGCCTTGAGAAGGTCATGGCAGGAGAGCTGGTTGAATTTGAGGATGGTACTGAAGGTATTGCTTTAAATCTCGAAGATGACAACGTTGGCGTTGTCTTAATGGGTGAGGGTATCGGCATTCAGGAAGGAAGTACCGTTAAGGCTACTGGGAAGATTGCATCAGTACCAGTTGGAGAATCAATGTTGGGTCGTGTAGTTAGCCCTCTTGGTCAACCGGTTGATGGCAATGGTGAAATAGCTACTAATGACTCCCGTCTTATTGAGGCAATAGCTCCAGGAATTATTAAAAGAAAGTCTGTTCACGAACCTATGCAGACAGGTATTACTTCCATAGACGCGATGATCCCGATTGGGCGAGGTCAACGCGAATTGATTATTGGGGACCGCCAAACTGGTAAGACTGCAATCGCTATAGATACCATCATTAATCAAAAGGGAGAAGATGTTGTTTGTGTATATGTAGCTATTGGTCAAAAGTCTGCTTCTGTGGCAAATGTTGTTGAAGTCCTTCGTGAAAAGGGGGCATTGGAATACACAGTTGTTGTTAATGCAAGTGCTTCTGACGCTGCGGCATTGCAATATTTGGCTCCTTATACCGGGGCAGCTATTGCTGAATACTTCATGTACAAAGGCAAGGCAACTTTGGTTATTTATGACGATTTAACTAAGCAAGCACAGGCTTACCGTCAGATGTCTTTGCTTTTGCGTCGCCCACCAGGCCGTGAGGCTTATCCCGGGGATGTTTTCTATTGTCATAGTCGTTTGCTTGAAAGAGCTGCAAAACTTTCTGATTCAATGGGTAAGGGCTCAATGACTGCGCTTCCAATTATTGAAACTCAGGCAGGAGATGTTTCGGCCTATATCCCAACAAATGTAATTTCTATTACTGATGGTCAGATCTTTTTGAGTTCAGACCTATTTAACTCAGGATTGCGACCGGCTATTAATGTTGGAATTTCAGTTAGTCGAGTAGGCGGTGCAGCTCAAACAAAGGCTATTAAGAAAATTGCAGGTACTTTGAAGCTTGAACTTGCGCAATTTGATGAACTTGCTGCATTTTCTCAGTTTGCCTCTGATCTTGATGAGGCTACTCAAAAACAACTTGGAAGGGGGAAGCGTCTCAGAGAGTTACTTAAACAGCCTCAGTTTGCACCTCTTAACCTTGCTGAGCAGGTCGCAATTGTTTATGCAGGTGTTAAAGGGCTTATTGATGAAGTCCCTGAGGAACAAGTAACTCAATTTGCACGTGAATTGAGGGATTACTTAAAGACTAATAAAGCCGATTACATAAGTAAGGTACTTTCAGAAAAGGTACTCAGTGAAGATTCTGAGTCCATGCTCAAAGATGCTATTAACGAGGTTAAATCCTCGATGTTGGCGTCAGCTTGA
- a CDS encoding F0F1 ATP synthase subunit gamma has protein sequence MANLKDIRDRIVSVKNTRKITEAMRLVAAAKVRRAQEQVLRSRPFADRLARVLENIQSRMRFEAADAPLLKTRDVRSITLLAVTGDRGLCGGYNSNIIKRTEQRYAELKGQGFSPDLVLIGRKAITYFQNRSNQFTIRATFKELEQVPTAQDAELITSEILAEFLSESTDRVEVIYTKFINLVSCNPVVQTLLPLDPQGIAEADDEIFRLTTKDSRLTIEKDVGPANEQPALPSDIVFEQSPEQLLNSLLPLYLQNQLLRALQESAASELASRMTAMNNASDNAKELAKTLTLDYNKARQAAITQEILEVVGGACA, from the coding sequence ATGGCCAACCTTAAGGACATTAGAGACAGGATTGTTTCTGTCAAAAACACAAGAAAGATCACTGAGGCTATGCGACTAGTCGCAGCTGCAAAAGTCCGCAGAGCTCAGGAACAGGTGCTTCGTAGTCGTCCCTTTGCCGATCGTTTAGCACGAGTGCTTGAAAACATTCAATCTCGCATGAGGTTTGAAGCGGCTGATGCACCTTTGCTTAAAACTCGTGATGTTCGCTCAATTACTCTTCTTGCTGTGACAGGCGATCGAGGTTTGTGTGGTGGGTACAACTCCAATATCATCAAACGCACTGAGCAGCGTTATGCCGAATTAAAAGGTCAAGGATTTAGTCCAGATCTTGTACTAATTGGTCGTAAGGCTATTACTTATTTCCAGAATCGCTCCAATCAATTTACAATACGTGCAACCTTTAAGGAACTTGAACAAGTTCCCACAGCTCAAGATGCAGAGTTAATTACTAGTGAGATTTTGGCTGAGTTCCTTTCAGAGAGTACAGATAGAGTTGAGGTTATCTATACCAAATTTATTAATCTCGTTAGCTGTAATCCAGTAGTACAGACTTTGCTACCTTTAGATCCACAAGGGATTGCAGAAGCTGATGATGAGATTTTTAGGTTGACCACGAAAGATAGTCGTTTAACTATTGAGAAGGATGTTGGTCCTGCGAATGAGCAGCCTGCCCTTCCTTCTGACATTGTTTTTGAACAAAGCCCTGAACAACTTCTCAATTCACTCTTGCCTCTTTACTTGCAGAACCAACTACTTCGTGCGTTGCAAGAATCAGCTGCTTCTGAATTGGCAAGTAGAATGACAGCCATGAATAATGCAAGTGATAACGCAAAAGAATTAGCGAAAACCCTTACCCTTGACTATAATAAGGCCCGTCAGGCAGCTATTACACAGGAGATTTTGGAAGTTGTTGGTGGCGCCTGCGCGTAG
- a CDS encoding DUF3326 domain-containing protein yields the protein MAIELPTLLVIPTGIGCSVGGYAGDAIPSARLLAGASGCLITHPNVMNGAALYWSDPRIKYVEGFGLDGFATGEIVLRSVRQQRIGLLLDAGIETELRLRHLQVAEACKASLGLNIGPVVTTEVPLDISFHEGRSGSSWGFLAQVDALLEAGEKLKKAGSTAIAVVTRFPDDLGSAVLDSYRKGNGVDVLAGAEAVISHLLVKHLYLPCAHAPALSALPLDAGLDPRAAGEELGHTFLPCVLVGLDKAPDLVQVKRANGVEDCQIQGSLHVDQLGALVAPDGALGGAAVLSCLERNVPLIVVSNSNVLRVTAKALGLDKDSLSNNKRVVLHANSYCEAAGFITLLREGINIESVCRPISHIS from the coding sequence TTGGCTATTGAACTGCCCACACTTCTAGTCATCCCTACTGGTATTGGTTGCTCGGTAGGAGGGTACGCAGGAGATGCTATTCCTTCTGCTCGATTATTGGCAGGTGCTTCAGGTTGTTTGATTACACATCCAAATGTAATGAATGGAGCTGCCCTTTATTGGAGTGACCCACGCATTAAATATGTAGAAGGATTCGGATTGGATGGGTTCGCCACAGGCGAAATTGTGTTGCGATCAGTGAGACAACAAAGAATTGGTTTGCTTTTGGATGCAGGTATAGAAACAGAATTGAGACTGAGGCATTTACAGGTGGCAGAAGCTTGTAAAGCAAGTTTGGGATTAAATATTGGACCTGTTGTGACTACAGAAGTACCTTTAGACATCAGCTTTCATGAAGGACGTAGTGGGTCGAGTTGGGGTTTCCTTGCTCAAGTAGATGCTTTGCTGGAAGCTGGTGAGAAACTCAAAAAGGCTGGATCAACAGCAATAGCTGTAGTGACGAGGTTTCCAGATGATCTTGGGAGTGCAGTATTAGATAGTTACCGAAAGGGGAATGGGGTTGATGTCCTTGCAGGTGCTGAGGCAGTTATAAGTCACTTGCTCGTGAAACATCTTTACTTACCTTGTGCGCATGCACCCGCATTGTCTGCCTTGCCACTTGATGCAGGATTGGATCCACGAGCTGCAGGCGAGGAGCTAGGTCATACTTTTCTTCCTTGTGTCTTAGTAGGCTTGGATAAGGCACCTGACCTTGTTCAAGTGAAGAGAGCGAATGGCGTGGAGGATTGTCAGATTCAAGGGTCTTTACATGTTGATCAATTGGGAGCTTTGGTTGCTCCTGACGGAGCCTTAGGAGGCGCGGCTGTCTTATCTTGTTTGGAAAGAAATGTCCCTTTAATAGTTGTATCAAACTCAAATGTTCTTCGTGTTACTGCAAAAGCTTTGGGGCTTGACAAAGATTCTCTTTCTAATAACAAAAGAGTTGTACTTCATGCCAATAGTTATTGTGAGGCCGCAGGGTTCATTACTCTTTTGAGGGAAGGGATAAATATTGAATCTGTGTGTAGGCCAATCTCACATATCTCTTAG